Below is a window of Fimbriimonadaceae bacterium DNA.
ATGAGATAACTAAAAATGCTCTTCCTTTCATGAATACACCAACCAACTGTTGGCGTTGCAGGATGTGTGCCAGGGGTTGCTGAGTCCGGGGCCATGCTGGGAATGCAAGCGGAAATCAGGCAGGTTTGCGGGTTAGCCCTCAAGCGATCCGCGATCTTTCTCCACTTCACCCTGCAATGTGTAAGGGATGTATTGGCAGAATGTGTCAAGCATCTATGGTCGTGGACAATAGAAGGTTGAGGCGTGCGAGTGGAGACCCAAAGCTATCGTTTCTCCTCAACTCAGTAAGCTCCAACAGCCATGCTCGTTATTCTGTTGCTGATCGCAGGCTCCCTATTCGGGATCGACACCAAGGAGTTCTATGACAACATGCAACAACGCAGTCGCGCTCAAGGGTTAAGAGGTGTGCATTTGAAGGTTTAGGGCGAAGTTTTCTCCCTCCCCTACCCCTCCCTCATTTTCGCTGCGCTCAAACAAGGGAAGGGGAACTTGAACCTTGTCTACTGATTCCCAATGCCCACAAGCGCGTCTTCGCCCATGACCTCTTTGACAATCATGTTCTGATTGATGCGGTACTTGCGGGGGCGGGGGGCGATGTAGCTAACGTCCACCTTTTCGTTCAGGTCGAACTCGGGGCCGCTCGGTGTCCAAGTCGCCTTGGTTGTGGTCAGCCACTTGTCATCGTCGCGGGCAGGCGTGTCCATCTTAAAGTGGGCTCCGCGCGACTCGTCGCGCACGATCGCGCCGCCCACAATCGCCTTCGACATCTCGATCATGTTCTGGATGGCGCGGGTGAACGGAACGGCTTGGTTTGACCACGGCGAGTCGTCGAGAACGCGGCACTGCTTGGCTCGCTCGCCCAAGGCGGCGAGCTCATCCTTTGCGGCAAAAAGGTCGCGCTGCGTTCGCCAGATGCCGCACTTGTTCCACATGATTTCGCTCAGGTCTGCGTGGAGCCGGTATGGATTCTCTTCTCCGTTATTGGTTTTGAGCTTGTCGTATCGATCTTGTTCAAACTTCTGCGCATCCCCTGCAATCGAAGAATCCAGGTCTTCGTAGCCCTTCTCCATCGACTTGAAGTAGGCCTGCACCCCTTGGGCGGCGATCTCTCCGCCATAGAGGCACGAAAGCAGTGCGTTTGCGCCAAGGCGGTTCGCCCCGTGATACTGATAGTCGCACTCGCCCGCAGCATAAAGGCCGGGGACGTTGGTCATCTGGTTGCGGTGGCTGTCGATGTCGATGGCGGTGTCGTGACCCTTTTCGAAGTCCACCCAAAGCCCACCCATGGTGTAATGAACCGCCGGGTAGATGCGCATGGGAGTTTCGATGGGGTCCTCACGCATGAACTTTTCGTAGATCTCGAGCACGCCCTCAAGCTTGTCGTTAATGACCTCGCGGGAGTAGGGTCCGCCCTTGCTGTGGTGTAGGTGGGTGATGTCCAAATAAACCTGCTGACGCCCACCGATGCCCCGGTTCATACGGCATACGCAGTAGATGATAAAGCTGACAAGATCGCGGCTGAGGAGGTTGCCATAAACCGGGTCGAGCTCTTCGCAGAAGTACCACCGGTCGGGCTCAGGGATGTCGGCAGGCTTGCGAGCGTCGTTCGGGTCGCGGGGAGTCCACAGTCGTCCGCCCTCTCCACGCACCGATTCCGACATCAGGCGGCACTTGTCCTCTCCAGGAATGGCGGTTGGGTGAATCTGCACCATCTCCGGATTGCCATAAACTGCGCCCTGCTGATAGCAGATGCTCACGGGTGAGCCGGTGTTGATGATGGAGTTTGTACTGCGTCCGAAGATAAGCCCGTTTCCACCCGTGCAAACCACGACCGCGTCCGCCGAGAACGACTGAATCTCCATGCTGCGCAGGTCTTGGGCGACGATGCCACGGCAGCGGCCCTCGCTGTCTTTGATGAGCGAAAGGAATTCCCAACCTTCGTATTTTTCGACCAAGTGGCTGGCTTCCCACCGCCGAACCTGCTCATCTAGCGCATAAAGAAGCTGCTGGCCGGTGGTGGCTCCGGCATAAGCCGTCCGATGCTTCAGCGTTCCGCCAAAGCGTCGGAAGCTGAGCATTCCCTCGTCGGTGCGGTTGAAAGGGACGCCCATGCGGTCGAGGAGATAGATGATTGCGGGGGCGCGCTCGGTCATGCGCATGACCGGGGGCTGGTGGTTGAGAAAGTCTCCGCCCGTGATGGTGTCTTCGAAGTGGAGGTAGGGGGAGTCGCCCTCTCCGCGCAGGTTGACGGCGCCGTTGATGCCGCCTTGGGCGCAGACGCTGTGGCTGCGCTTGACGGGGACGATGCTGAAAAGCTGGACCTTGACGCCGGCTTCCGCCAGCTTCATTGCGGTCATGAGGCCGGCAAGACCTCCTCCGACGACGACGACCCGACGTTGCGCTGCCATAAGAAATTGAACCTGCGGAGATATGATACCGGGTTCAGAACGGTTTCCTCGGGTCATCGAAGTGACCGGTCAATTCCACGTAACTGATCGGAAGCGTCCACAATACAACTGATGGTCGTTGGCATCCTCCAAATCTTCCTCCGCCTGCCCGGTTGCCGGTCGCTCAAGGACAAGCGGCGCGTCCTGCGCAGCCTCATCGACCGCGTTCGTCGGGACTACCAAGTCTCTATTGCCGAAGTCGGCGACAACGATCTGTGGGGGAATGCGGAGGTTGGCGTGACGGTGGTAAGCAGCAGCGCTATGCAGGTCGAGAGCATTCTGAGCAAGGTCTTAGATGCCTTTGCTGGGAACCCCGAGGTTGAGATGGAGGGGTCGCAGAAGGATGTTGAGCGCTATTGAGTGTCAGCTTCAGACCGACGCTTTTGCCTGCGTCGCAAAAACATCCCTATCGAGATTACAGCCGTTGACAGAATCTGGAATTTGCCCACAGACAGGGCAATACCGAACAGGACATCATGTATCCCCAAGGTGAAGGCAAAGCCAAGCCCGAAGAGTGTCGATAGCACGTTAAAGACAAAAACGTAACGTGTTGCCATCTCGTCCTCGAAGGAATCGCCAGACATTGCAATGAGCCAAGCCGCAATCTGAATCCACGGACTGACCAAGGGCACGACTAGCATAAGCAGCAAATCAAGGGGGCGAGCAACAAGCACAATTAAATACAAGACCGCACAGACGCCGCTCAGACTAACTGCAATGAAACGTACGATTTCTCGACCAGTATTCATGCCCCAACCTCCAAGGGTTACTCAAACGGCGGAACAGTCGCCGTCAATCGTCATCATCGTCGTCGTCTTTCCGCTTCCGATCCGACTTCCGTAAATCGCTGACCTCAAATTTGGGAGTTATGATCTTGTTTCCGACAGCGATATGGACCCCGCTGAGACGCGCATTGATCCCGAATTCGTCATCATCATCATCGCTTTCACGACGTCGACGCCGGTCGCGTCTGCGCTTCCATCGCGCAAACTCCTTTTGGAAGGACTGACTTTTCCGATTGAAAACACTCAAGGCATGGAAGAAGACGCCCACTCCCCATCCCAGCGTGGGCCACCAAAACCAGCTTAGGGTTCCGTCCTTTCGAAAATCGAGGAAGAAGAATAACGCAACGGCGATGAGATAAGGGAAGAGGTTTGCGAGGAATCCCGACCGCTGCTCTTGAACATACGTTTCAAGGGCGTCTTGATGCTCCTTCTCCTCCGCGTACCGTTTCTCCGCTTCTTCAAGCTGTTCGGGCGTGATGCCCATTTCGTCGGCGGCGGCTTGCAGTCGAGATCGCAGGTCGGCAGTACCCGTTCCGCCCGGCAGTTTGACGGCGATCCTTAAGATTTTATCGACGTCTTCGTCGGATTTAAGATGTTCTTCCGGCATGACAAGCCCCCACCATGGTCAATGAAAGGATACACCGGATTTCGGTTTGCGGTTGCGGGTCCCGACCGGGATCAGGGGCTGACTAGCTACATGGGAACGCAGGCTTCTTCGCAAAGGAGTTCGACAAGCCCGTGAAATCGGCGGGACATCAGCCGAAGCTCTGGGAACTCTTTGCATCGCTCCTCAAAGGCATCGGCAAGCCGACGGTAAAAGCCAATGCTGTCGTCTTTGGACGCACTGAATGCCTGCCACATCTTATCGCCGTCCAACTCCAAAACCATCAGCAACGACTGCACGTTGTGAATCTTGTCGGCAAGCGTGACCAAGCATCCACTTTGCGAACGCGTCGCGATGGCCTCGATGTAAGCCTGCTTGCGAGTGGGCCAGGAGGCTTTGCCAAGGTGGAGCGGTTCGCTCGCTTCCTCCACGATGTCGGCGACGACATCGCCAAACTTGGCGCGTATCTCGTCCAGCATGGGCTGACCGCCCTGGTCTTCGGGAGCGTCGTGGAGCAGTGCAGCGATGGCTTCATCCTCGTCGCCGCCGTACTCCATCACAATCGAGCACACGCCTAAGAGGTGGGCGATAAACGGAACGTCTTTGTGCTTTCGCACTTGGCGGCTGTGGACTTCGTTAGCAAAACGGAGCGCTTCCTGAAAACGTTCGGTGAGCGGTCCGTCAGATCGTTCGGGATTTCTCACTTATCTATAAGGACTCAGATTCCCGCTTCGGGGTTCGACTGTCCCGCCAGAAATATAGGCCGACCAGGAGCAACCCAAGCACGAGCCCGCCGATCATGCCTTGGGTGACTCCCCGCCCGATTCCGACGGCGACTGGGTCGAAGCTGGAGTCGTTTTTTGCATCGAACACAGCGATGTAATAGCCAGGGGAGTACTTCCCGATGAACGCTCCGGCAAAGCCTCCTAACGCACCTCCACAAATGCTGGAAGTGAAAACAAGTCCGAGCGCAGTGAATGGCGACATCTTGAAATTACAAACGTTGACCGGCGCGGTAATGCTCCATCCAGGCGGGCAAACACTCAAACGCTCTTGAGAGAATCCGCGACCATCCAGCCGCACAAGGCGCCAAAGTACGCGATGTTACCGCCCCAAAGGAAGACCTGCATCGGCTCAATCCGGCCCGATACCACTGCGCTGAGCGTTGCCATCAGCACGACTGCCGAAACCGACGCAAGCACCCGCGAAATGGAGTAAGCAAACGATTTTTGACCAAGACCGAGCAGCACATACAAGGCAACAGCCGCCCAGAAATTCACAAGTGCGATTGGGGCGAGGGCTAGTGATGGGGCAACCCGCCCGAGTGCATTGGTTGTGAAAGAGTCGAAACGGTCGAGCAGCCGCCCTGCGCTGAGGGAGGCCCCAACGGTTACACCGGAAATGAACAGCATCACGACCAGTCCCAACGTCCAGGTGTTGATCAGCGTGAGAGCAGGCAAGATCGCCACTTCGCGACTGACGGCGACATAAACGCAACTGGCCGAGACAAGAATAAATCCAACATAAGGAGCGGGCGACACCGCATCCGGCTTCTTGGAGCTTTTTGGGTACTTCTCGTACGACACCCGGTTCATCAGCTCTTCGTGCTTGCGGATGTAGACCGGATTGGTGGGGTCGAACTGTGCCGCATAGGCGTACATCTTGCTGGCTTCGGCGAAGTTGCCTTTTTGCCGAGCAACGTCTCCAAGCACTGCATAGGGCAGCGGCACACGTGCATCACGAGAGATGATCTGCATCGCAAGAGTTTCGGCCTCGGCAAGTCGGCCCTTGGCAAAGAGCATCGAAAGGCGAGTGACTTCGGCGGCAAGAGAGGGGGCTTGGCTTGGCGGCGCATTCGACTGTTGGCGTTGGGCGTTGGGCGCTCGCTGGCTTTTGGCGCTTGCTTTGGTGGCAGCTCTTTCCTGGTTTGATTTGGGCGGTGGCTTTGCACTGCCCTGATTTCCGGCAGCTTTGCGCTGCTTGCGCAGCTGCTCTTGAGCCACCTGAAGACGGTCGTACTCCGCCCGGCGGTCAGGGTCGCTCAGGACTTCATACGCTTCCTGAACCTTCAAAAAGATTTCGGTAGAGTTTGCGTCGGGCGAGTGGTCGGGGTGATATCGCTTGACGAGCTTGCGGTAGGCCGTCCGAATCTCGTCGGGGGTCGCTTTGTGCGTGAGTCCGAGGACTTCATAAAACCGGCCAGCCATGATAAGTTACGACATTGCGTTTGCCGCGCCCGAATACATCTCTATGTAGAACTTGATCACGACAATGCCCACGTAGATCGCCACGCAGATTAGGCAAACAACGCCAAAGATAACGCCAAACTGCATCGACTTGGTCCGGCCTTCCTCCTCGTAAAACTCGGCCATCTTGTTCAGCATAAAGTCGATGTTTCCGGTTTGTTCACCGGTACGTGCCATGTCCAAAACGATTGGGGAAAAGACCCCGGTTTTGACGAATGTTTCGGTAATCCCGGCGCCCTCTTGAAGCTGATTGGCGACTGGATAGATGCGGGCACGGATGTGTTCGTTTCCGCACGAATCCGCTCCCAACTTCACGGCCTTGGGCAACGGTACGCCGCTGGAATACATCGCCCCAAACGCCCGCCCAAACTTTGCCATGCAAAGCCCGTGCAGCGTTGGACCCAGCGCAGGAATGCGCAAAAGCATCGCGTCCCAGCTTTGCTTTGTCGCTGGGTTTCGCAGTCCAAACTTCACAAAAAGCCAAGCCCCGATCAGCAAAGGCCCGATCACAAACCATGTCGAAAGCGTAGTGAGCGGGGAGCTGATGCCGCCCTCTTTGCCTGCCATTTTGATGATGGTATTGGCCGCGCCGATGACCAAGATAGAGACAACGACAACGATCTTTGGATAAAGCGTGACGCGCTTGAGAAGGTTGCGGAGTTCAACTTCGCGCTCGATGTATTCGGACGTCCTGGCGCACTGCTCCTCCAATCCGCCCATCTCTTCGCCGACCCGGATCAGGCTGACCATCATCGGCGAGAAGATTTCGGGGTAGCGCTGCATTCCGGCAGACATCGGCCTTCCCGCTTCGGCGTGGCCCTTCATTTCGCGGATGACGTGAACCAGACGAGGATCGACGGTTTGCCCCGCCAAGGTGTCCAGCGCGGCGGCTAATCCCACACCTGCTTTGAGCATGGTGGCGAGCTGCCGGAAGAACATTTGAAGCTGAGTGAGGGGGACGGTGTTGAACAGCGGTCCGACGATATTGGTTTGGACGTTGCTGCGGGGTTCGGTTGGGGGGGCGTTGGTGTAGGCGCTGCCCTCCTGGGGTGGAGCTTGAGTGGGTCCGGCGTTCTCGTAGGGCACGTAGCCTTCCGACCCTGTTGGTTGTCCACCAAGGGGATCATCGTATCCGGCTGGTACGCCCAGATGCTGAACGGTGAGCCCGCGCGAAAGCAGCTGTTCGGAGGCTTGGCTTACAGAACCGCTAAAGAGCGTTCCTCGAATCGCCTTCCCTTCCTTGTCGATGGCTTGATATTCAAAAACGGGCATAGTCGGCTTACCTAAGTTTACGACGTATCGGCGGGCTCTATTTGTATGATCGGTCAGTTGATGGAAATCAGAGATCGGAAATCAGTTATCCAGTCCCATCCTACGGAGCCCCGCCGGTGGTGGCTTCATTGACTTCTCTATCCAGGCTGTCGCTGATTCCGCCGTACAGTCGCCCATAGACCAGCCACACCGTGAACGTTGAGAACAGGGCAATGATGATTGCGATCCAGCAGCCAGTGCGCCACTTCGTCTGATTCTCTTCGGCTTTGAGGCCCGTCCGGGCAGCCTCAGAGAGTTGGAAGAGCTGAGTCGCCACATCGCCGGTGACCTCTCCGGTCGCGACCATCGGAATGAACTCGGGAGGGAGGGAGCGGTTGCCGTGGAGAGCCTGCGAAAGCGTCACACTTTCCGATATGTTGCCCGCGACGGAGCCGAACTGCTCGCTCAATTCAAGATTGGGCATGGCAGACGCGGCGATCTCAAGGCTCGACCTAGGCGCCATCCCGGTTTTGCCCAGCAGACCCAGAATCCAGCACAAGACGGCGATGGATTCATGGGTTGCCCGCTTGCCAATGACGGGGATCTTCAGCAGCCATCGATGGCGTCGCCTGCGGTTTGCCCGGGACGCCCAAAGCGCTCGGATAATGAGGTACGCGGCCAGACACCCGAGAAGCAAGGGAAGAGCCCCGATGAATGCCGTCTTTTGCCCATCCATCATCGCACCCGAACCGGAAAGCCTGCCCCCAGCTAGGCTCTGGGCATCCCACGTGTTGAGGCCACCATCCACGATCATGATGCCCAAGGGAATGCCCGCCAAGAAGCTGATCCACGTCCAATGAAGGATCTTGAAGACCAGCTTGTACTGATAAGACTCCTTGCTCTGCTTACTGATGGCCTCGACCACTTCGGGCAAGAAGCCGCCCTGCTCGCCCGCCCGCATGAGCCCCGGAATATGAGGCAGAAATAGGTCCGTGTATTCCGCCAAGACATCGCTTGTGGGGCGACCCTCTGAAGCTGCTTGGCTTGCGCGGGTGAAGGCCTCTCGGTAGTCGGCGCGGGTGCAGTGGGAGGCGACGTTGCTGAAGGCGTCGGCGGGGTTTGTGCCGGCGCGAAGGAAGCTTGCGAGCTGGGAAAAGAGGAAAAAGTTGGTCTTCTCGGAGCCTTTGCGCGTCCTCCTTTCGACCGGCGCAGCCCGTTGGGGGATGGCGTTCAGCGATGGCGGCGAAGTGGGGCGTGGGGTCTCGGTCGTTGTCCGGGCGATGGGCGGCGCGGCTTGTCCTGCCATCCTTTGGGCGGCGTGTTGAACGGGCCTTTGCGGTGGCTGTTGCGGTGTTTGGACCCGCTGTTGCAGGTTTATATCGGAGATAGCCCGGACCTGGTAGCCGCGAGTGCCGAGCATGCGGGTTGCTTCGGCGGCGTCACCGGCCTGTATTTGGCCCTCGACGGTCCGCCCGGAGGCATCGGTCGCCTGATAGCGAAACTGCGGCATGCTTTTCTATCCTGACGTAGTTGGATGTTGGAATGTTGGCAAAGGGATTGTAGAATAAGTTTCAATCTCGCAAAGATAAGGTTTCAATCCGATATGCCAGAGACCGACCCTCTAAACAAGATAACCCACATGCAGACCGTTGAGTTCTACGGTGGGAAAAACACTCTTGGGTTTCTGGAGTGGCAATGCCGTTTAGCTGCGATTGTCGGCGGTGTGTGTTTTTTCCTTATCGGCCTATTTTTGCGATCGACAAGCCGTGATCTCCTTACTGTCCCAAGTGACCAGACAACGGGTTATAGCACGACGAATATCCTGACCTTGATGCCGATTCTTGGCTATTACGTTGATTTCTTCGCATGGATATTGCCCTGGGCTTTCATGGTTGGCGCGTTTACGCTTTACCGACGATATTCGGGCCTTCGAAGAATCCTTGTAGCAGCCATCATCATGGCGTTTGGAATCCATCAGATCATCCACAATCGAGGATACGGTTCGATAGCGTTGCTTACCGGAGCCTTATGGTCTCTCTACGGTCTTTACGACTGGTTGTCTGCGACCCCAGATCAGCTACGTAAGTGGTGCATTTTGCTTTTGGCCAGCGCGCGAGAACGGCTCGAACTGCGCGCGTGATCTGCCGCCCCGATCCCTGTTTCAATGGTCTATACGGGCGCACGAATGGAGTTCTTTTGCCTCCAGGCTTGCAGCCTGGAGGATTAGCGCTTTGCCCTCCATATCTGCAGATATAGAGAAATCTTCTACGATTAACCCCAGATCAGTTCTGGGCGGACCATGATCGTTTCATCCCGGTCCGGGCCGACGCTGACCATTGCTACCGGGACGCCCGTATACTCCTCAATCATCCGCAGATAAGCCTGCGCCGTTTCCGGTAGATCGCTGAGCTTTCGACACACACGAAGATTGTCCGACCACCCCTCCACTTCCGTATACACGGGCTCACAGCGGGCGAACTTGGCGGCGCTTTGGGGAACGTGCTGAATCTCTTCGCCATCCACCGAATACGACGTCGCGACCTTTACCTTCTCAAAGCCGGATAGGATATCCATACGCGTGACCACCCAGCCGCTGAGGGAGTTCAGCCGTGCGCTCTGCTTCAGCAAGACCATATCCAGCCAGCCGCACCGGCGGCCTCGGCCCGTTGTGGTGCCGTATTCTTTTCCGTGCTGACGAATCCATTCGCCGACGTCGTCGAGCAGTTCGGTTGGGAATGGCCCCGAGCCGACACGGGTGGTGTAAGCCTTACAGACGCCCAATACGGAGTTGATCGAGCGTGGACCGATGCCCGTGCCGAAGCAAGCGCCACCAGCCGTCGGATGGCTGCTCGTCACGAACGGGTACGTGCCCGAATCGAGGTCAAGGAACGTCCCTTGCGCGCCTTCGAACATCACCTTCTTGTCCGAGTAGACGGCGTCTTGCACCATGACGTCGGTGTCCTTTACGAACGCCCGCAGCTGCTCGCCATAACCGGAATACTCCTTCAGAAGCTCATCATAGGGGAGCGCGGTGCCGCCGAGCAACTCGATCATTCGGTTCTTGACCTTGAGCACTTCCTTCAAGCGGGTCGGGAAGACTGACGGATCGACGAGTTCATCCATCCGAATGCCGAAACGTGCAACTTTGTCTTGGTAACATGGACCGATGCCGCGCGACGTGGTGCCGATCTTGTTGGCTCCACGAGCTTCTTCTTCGAGCTGGTCCAGCAGTCGGTGATAAGGGAACACGATGTGCGCACCCGGACTGATCCAAAGGGTGCCGAGTTCTGCTCGGGCGGCCCGCGTACGGTCGAGCTCTTCCAGCAGCGCCTTCGGACAAATCACCATGCCGCCGCCAAGAATGCAGGTGACGTTCGGGTGCAGGATTCCCGCCGGAATGAGGTGGAACTTGAACTCCTCACCTGAGACGATGACGGTGTGTCCGGCGTTGTTGCCGCCGCTGTAGCGAACGACCATATTCGCCTGACTGCCAAGGACGTCGACCAGCTTGCCTTTGGCTTCATCGCCCCACTGGGCGCCAATGATCACGAGAGTGGACATATTGATGCTTCCTCCAAAGTGCGGCGCCGCGCAAACAAAAGAGCCGGCGGTTCCGCGATTTTCTCGAGGATCCGCCGGCACTTCAAACCGTTGAGCCTTATCTCGACCTGCTTATTATAGCAAAGATCAAGAGAAAGCGGGGCTAAAGCCTGATGGCTATCTCTGGTCAGGCGGGACGGCGTTGAACTGGTC
It encodes the following:
- the sdhA gene encoding succinate dehydrogenase flavoprotein subunit, which produces MAAQRRVVVVGGGLAGLMTAMKLAEAGVKVQLFSIVPVKRSHSVCAQGGINGAVNLRGEGDSPYLHFEDTITGGDFLNHQPPVMRMTERAPAIIYLLDRMGVPFNRTDEGMLSFRRFGGTLKHRTAYAGATTGQQLLYALDEQVRRWEASHLVEKYEGWEFLSLIKDSEGRCRGIVAQDLRSMEIQSFSADAVVVCTGGNGLIFGRSTNSIINTGSPVSICYQQGAVYGNPEMVQIHPTAIPGEDKCRLMSESVRGEGGRLWTPRDPNDARKPADIPEPDRWYFCEELDPVYGNLLSRDLVSFIIYCVCRMNRGIGGRQQVYLDITHLHHSKGGPYSREVINDKLEGVLEIYEKFMREDPIETPMRIYPAVHYTMGGLWVDFEKGHDTAIDIDSHRNQMTNVPGLYAAGECDYQYHGANRLGANALLSCLYGGEIAAQGVQAYFKSMEKGYEDLDSSIAGDAQKFEQDRYDKLKTNNGEENPYRLHADLSEIMWNKCGIWRTQRDLFAAKDELAALGERAKQCRVLDDSPWSNQAVPFTRAIQNMIEMSKAIVGGAIVRDESRGAHFKMDTPARDDDKWLTTTKATWTPSGPEFDLNEKVDVSYIAPRPRKYRINQNMIVKEVMGEDALVGIGNQ
- a CDS encoding DUF503 domain-containing protein; translated protein: MVVGILQIFLRLPGCRSLKDKRRVLRSLIDRVRRDYQVSIAEVGDNDLWGNAEVGVTVVSSSAMQVESILSKVLDAFAGNPEVEMEGSQKDVERY
- a CDS encoding 2TM domain-containing protein, with amino-acid sequence MPEEHLKSDEDVDKILRIAVKLPGGTGTADLRSRLQAAADEMGITPEQLEEAEKRYAEEKEHQDALETYVQEQRSGFLANLFPYLIAVALFFFLDFRKDGTLSWFWWPTLGWGVGVFFHALSVFNRKSQSFQKEFARWKRRRDRRRRRESDDDDDEFGINARLSGVHIAVGNKIITPKFEVSDLRKSDRKRKDDDDDDD
- a CDS encoding HD domain-containing protein; the protein is MRNPERSDGPLTERFQEALRFANEVHSRQVRKHKDVPFIAHLLGVCSIVMEYGGDEDEAIAALLHDAPEDQGGQPMLDEIRAKFGDVVADIVEEASEPLHLGKASWPTRKQAYIEAIATRSQSGCLVTLADKIHNVQSLLMVLELDGDKMWQAFSASKDDSIGFYRRLADAFEERCKEFPELRLMSRRFHGLVELLCEEACVPM
- a CDS encoding DnaJ domain-containing protein, producing MAGRFYEVLGLTHKATPDEIRTAYRKLVKRYHPDHSPDANSTEIFLKVQEAYEVLSDPDRRAEYDRLQVAQEQLRKQRKAAGNQGSAKPPPKSNQERAATKASAKSQRAPNAQRQQSNAPPSQAPSLAAEVTRLSMLFAKGRLAEAETLAMQIISRDARVPLPYAVLGDVARQKGNFAEASKMYAYAAQFDPTNPVYIRKHEELMNRVSYEKYPKSSKKPDAVSPAPYVGFILVSASCVYVAVSREVAILPALTLINTWTLGLVVMLFISGVTVGASLSAGRLLDRFDSFTTNALGRVAPSLALAPIALVNFWAAVALYVLLGLGQKSFAYSISRVLASVSAVVLMATLSAVVSGRIEPMQVFLWGGNIAYFGALCGWMVADSLKSV
- a CDS encoding type II secretion system F family protein, which produces MPVFEYQAIDKEGKAIRGTLFSGSVSQASEQLLSRGLTVQHLGVPAGYDDPLGGQPTGSEGYVPYENAGPTQAPPQEGSAYTNAPPTEPRSNVQTNIVGPLFNTVPLTQLQMFFRQLATMLKAGVGLAAALDTLAGQTVDPRLVHVIREMKGHAEAGRPMSAGMQRYPEIFSPMMVSLIRVGEEMGGLEEQCARTSEYIEREVELRNLLKRVTLYPKIVVVVSILVIGAANTIIKMAGKEGGISSPLTTLSTWFVIGPLLIGAWLFVKFGLRNPATKQSWDAMLLRIPALGPTLHGLCMAKFGRAFGAMYSSGVPLPKAVKLGADSCGNEHIRARIYPVANQLQEGAGITETFVKTGVFSPIVLDMARTGEQTGNIDFMLNKMAEFYEEEGRTKSMQFGVIFGVVCLICVAIYVGIVVIKFYIEMYSGAANAMS
- a CDS encoding type II secretion system F family protein gives rise to the protein MPQFRYQATDASGRTVEGQIQAGDAAEATRMLGTRGYQVRAISDINLQQRVQTPQQPPQRPVQHAAQRMAGQAAPPIARTTTETPRPTSPPSLNAIPQRAAPVERRTRKGSEKTNFFLFSQLASFLRAGTNPADAFSNVASHCTRADYREAFTRASQAASEGRPTSDVLAEYTDLFLPHIPGLMRAGEQGGFLPEVVEAISKQSKESYQYKLVFKILHWTWISFLAGIPLGIMIVDGGLNTWDAQSLAGGRLSGSGAMMDGQKTAFIGALPLLLGCLAAYLIIRALWASRANRRRRHRWLLKIPVIGKRATHESIAVLCWILGLLGKTGMAPRSSLEIAASAMPNLELSEQFGSVAGNISESVTLSQALHGNRSLPPEFIPMVATGEVTGDVATQLFQLSEAARTGLKAEENQTKWRTGCWIAIIIALFSTFTVWLVYGRLYGGISDSLDREVNEATTGGAP
- a CDS encoding adenylosuccinate synthase, with the translated sequence MSTLVIIGAQWGDEAKGKLVDVLGSQANMVVRYSGGNNAGHTVIVSGEEFKFHLIPAGILHPNVTCILGGGMVICPKALLEELDRTRAARAELGTLWISPGAHIVFPYHRLLDQLEEEARGANKIGTTSRGIGPCYQDKVARFGIRMDELVDPSVFPTRLKEVLKVKNRMIELLGGTALPYDELLKEYSGYGEQLRAFVKDTDVMVQDAVYSDKKVMFEGAQGTFLDLDSGTYPFVTSSHPTAGGACFGTGIGPRSINSVLGVCKAYTTRVGSGPFPTELLDDVGEWIRQHGKEYGTTTGRGRRCGWLDMVLLKQSARLNSLSGWVVTRMDILSGFEKVKVATSYSVDGEEIQHVPQSAAKFARCEPVYTEVEGWSDNLRVCRKLSDLPETAQAYLRMIEEYTGVPVAMVSVGPDRDETIMVRPELIWG